One window from the genome of Oryza glaberrima chromosome 3, OglaRS2, whole genome shotgun sequence encodes:
- the LOC127768663 gene encoding acetate--CoA ligase CCL3-like — MAAERDIDDLPRGGANYTALTPLWFLERAALAHPARASVVHGPVRYTWADTYRRCRRLASALARRSVGHGSTVAVIAPNIPAVYEAHFGVPMAGAVVNCVNIRLNAPTVAFLLEHSSAEVVMVDQEFFSLAEDSLRIIAEQKKGAFKQPLLIVIGDQTCDPVSLKSALSKGAIEYEEFLETGDPEFAWKPPQDEWKSIALGYTSGTTSNPKGVVLHHRGAYLMSLSGALVWGMNEGAVYLWTLPMFHCNGWCYTWTLAALCGTSICLRQVTAKAIFSAIANQGVTHFCGAPVVLNTIVNAPPADAILPLPRVVNVMTAGAAPPPSVLASMSKLGFRITHTYGLSETYGPSTVCAWKPEWDELPDDERARLHARQGIRYVGLEGLDVVDPKTMAPVPADGSTLGEIVMRGNGVMKGYLKNPRANAEAFENGWFHSGDLGVKHTDGYIEVKDRAKDIIISGGENISSLEVEKAVYQHPAVLEASVVARADEQWGESPCAFVTPKDGADSSDEAALAGDIMRFCRERLPGYWVPKSVVFGPLPKTATGKIKKHELRAKAKELGPVRKSRM; from the exons atggcggcggagagggacaTCGACGACCTGCCGCGGGGGGGCGCCAACTACACGGCGCTCACGCCGCTCTGGTTCCTGGAGCGCGCCGCGCTGGCGCACCCGGCGCGGGCATCCGTCGTGCACGGCCCCGTGCGCTACACCTGGGCCGACACCtaccgccgatgccgccgcctcgcctccgccctcGCGCGCCGGTCCGTCGGCCACGGGAGCACG gtAGCTGTAATAGCTCCAAATATCCCAGCAGTATATGAGGCCCATTTTGGAGTTCCAATGGCTGGAGCAGTGGTGAACTGCGTCAACATTCGATTAAATGCTCCTACTGTTGCATTTCTCTTGGAGCACTCATCAGCGGAAGTTGTGATGGTTGACCAGGAATTTTTCTCCCTAGCAGAGGATTCTCTGAGGATTATTGCGGAGCAAAAGAAAGGAGCTTTCAAACAGCCACTTCTAATTGTTATTGGTGATCAAACTTGTGATCCCGTGTCCCTCAAAAGTGCTTTGAGTAAAGGAGCCATTGAGTATGAGGAGTTTCTGGAAACTGGCGATCCTGAATTTGCCTGGAAACCACCACAGGATGAATGGAAGAGTATTGCCTTAGGTTATACTTCCGGGACAACTTCCAACCCAAAGGGCGTGGTACTGCATCACAGGGGTGCTTACCTAATGTCACTGAGTGGTGCTCTGGTATGGGGAATGAATGAAGGCGCTGTTTATTTGTGGACTTTGCCGATGTTCCACTGTAATGGCTGGTGCTATACATGGACACTTGCTGCTCTTTGTGGAACAAGCATTTGTCTTCGTCAG GTTACAGCAAAGGCCATCTTCTCGGCGATAGCCAACCAAGGCGTGACCCACTTCTGTGGTGCACCGGTTGTCCTCAACACCATCGTCAACGCTCCGCCGGCTGACGCCATCCTCCCCCTGCCGCGTGTCGTCAACGTCAtgaccgccggcgccgcgccgccgccgtcggtgctCGCGTCCATGTCGAAGCTCGGTTTCCGCATCACCCACACCTACGGGCTGTCCGAGACGTACGGCCCGTCCACAGTGTGCGCGTGGAAGCCGGAGTGGGACGAGCTGCCGGACGACGAGCGCGCCCGCCTCCACGCCCGCCAGGGCATCCGCTACGTGGGCCTCGAGGGCCTCGACGTCGTCGACCCGAAGACGATGGCGCCCGTCCCCGCCGACGGCTCGACGCTCGGGGAGATCGTCATGCGCGGGAACGGCGTCATGAAGGGGTACCTCAAGAACCCCAGGGCGAACGCGGAGGCGTTCGAGAACGGGTGGTTCCACTCCGGCGACCTCGGCGTGAAGCACACCGACGGGTACATCGAGGTGAAGGACAGGGCTAAGGACATCATCATCTCCGGCGGGGAGAACATCAGCAGCCTGGAGGTGGAGAAGGCGGTGTACCAGCACCCGGCGGTGCTGGAGGCGTCGGTGGTGGCGCGGGCCGACGAGCAGTGGGGGGAGTCGCCATGCGCGTTCGTGACGCCCAAGGACGGCGCCGACAGCTCCGAcgaggcggcgctcgccggcgacatcaTGCGGTTCTGCCGGGAGAGGCTGCCGGGGTACTGGGTGCCCAAGTCCGTCGTGTTCGGGCCGCTGCCCAAGACGGCGACGGGGAAGATCAAGAAGCACGAGCTGAGGGCCAAGGCCAAGGAATTGGGCCCGGTCCGGAAGAGCAGGATGTGA